The following proteins are co-located in the Branchiostoma lanceolatum isolate klBraLanc5 chromosome 16, klBraLanc5.hap2, whole genome shotgun sequence genome:
- the LOC136421898 gene encoding interferon-induced transmembrane protein 2-like isoform X2 yields MADQGASYPPPAYPDKGGEAQPQQGYGFQPQQYPPQQGQYPPQQQGGFVQMGTTVQMAGQPTMMMVQSRANDYMGLSIFTLLCCCLPLGIAAIVSSCETQDANNAGDINRAQSASNRAKLLNYWALGLGIFFWVIGVILIILYFTLFASIFWG; encoded by the exons ATGGCGGACCAAGGTGCATCGTACCCTCCCCCTGCGTACCCGGACAAAGGCGGTGAGGCACAGCCGCAGCAGGGGTACGGCTTCCAACCTCAACAGTACCCCCCGCAGCAGGGCCAGTACCCCCCGCAGCA GCAAGGGGGGTTTGTGCAGATGGGGACTACTGTCCAAATGGCAGGG CAGCCGACTATGATGATGGTACAGAGCAGGGCCAATGACTACATGGGCCTGTCCATCTTCACTCTCCTGTGCTGCTGCCTGCCTCTCGGCATCGCCGCTATCGTCAGCTCTTGCGAG ACACAGGACGCCAACAATGCCGGGGACATCAACAGAGCCCAGTCTGCGTCTAACCGCGCCAAACTCCTCAACTACTGGGCGCTGGGCCTCGGTATCTTCTTCTGGGTCATCGGAGTCATTCTGATCATCCTCTACTTCACTTTGTTTGCTTCCATTTTCTGGGGATGA
- the LOC136421898 gene encoding interferon-induced transmembrane protein 3-like isoform X1 gives MADQGASYPPPAYPDKGGEAQPQQGYGFQPQQYPPQQGQYPPQQGQYPPQQQGGYVQQGGFVQMGTTVQMAGQPTMMMVQSRANDYMGLSIFTLLCCCLPLGIAAIVSSCETQDANNAGDINRAQSASNRAKLLNYWALGLGIFFWVIGVILIILYFTLFASIFWG, from the exons ATGGCGGACCAAGGTGCATCGTACCCTCCCCCTGCGTACCCGGACAAAGGCGGTGAGGCACAGCCGCAGCAGGGGTACGGCTTCCAACCTCAACAGTACCCCCCGCAGCAGGGCCAGTACCCCCCGCAGCAAGGCCAGTACCCCCCGCAACAGCAAGGGGGTTACGTGCAGCAAGGGGGGTTTGTGCAGATGGGGACTACTGTCCAAATGGCAGGG CAGCCGACTATGATGATGGTACAGAGCAGGGCCAATGACTACATGGGCCTGTCCATCTTCACTCTCCTGTGCTGCTGCCTGCCTCTCGGCATCGCCGCTATCGTCAGCTCTTGCGAG ACACAGGACGCCAACAATGCCGGGGACATCAACAGAGCCCAGTCTGCGTCTAACCGCGCCAAACTCCTCAACTACTGGGCGCTGGGCCTCGGTATCTTCTTCTGGGTCATCGGAGTCATTCTGATCATCCTCTACTTCACTTTGTTTGCTTCCATTTTCTGGGGATGA